A window of Mangifera indica cultivar Alphonso chromosome 13, CATAS_Mindica_2.1, whole genome shotgun sequence contains these coding sequences:
- the LOC123194965 gene encoding uncharacterized protein LOC123194965, producing the protein MGKNSWSLLSRLRTAVKKVKILLNLNLNRWRIASMIGASSSNRFFSFNDRPGLKAATEEDMESTWDESSSVSRSGSSLHRTISWPSEQDDIDKRAEMFIANFHKQLQIERQISLELRYCRGNSSGSTVSP; encoded by the coding sequence atgggGAAGAACAGCTGGTCTTTGCTTAGCCGCCTGAGAACAGCCGTGAAGAAGGTGAAAATATTGCTGAACTTGAACTTAAATCGGTGGCGAATCGCTTCGATGATTGGCGCTTCTTCAAGCAACCGTTTTTTCAGCTTTAACGATCGGCCAGGCTTGAAGGCAGCCACCGAAGAAGATATGGAGTCGACATGGGACGAGTCGAGCTCGGTTTCGAGATCAGGGTCGTCGCTTCACAGGACGATAAGTTGGCCTTCTGAACAAGATGACATTGATAAGAGAGCTGAGATGTTTATTGCTAATTTCCATAAACAACTTCAGATTGAGAGGCAAATCTCTTTGGAGCTTCGTTACTGTAGAGGAAACAGCTCTGGATCTACTGTTTCTCCCTGA